In Candidatus Manganitrophus morganii, the genomic window ACGCTGGAGGCGGAGGCGGAGACGGCGCGCCTTTCCCGCTCGCTTGCCCTGATCGACACCGATTGCCCGATCGAGTTCGATCCGGCGCGGTTTCAAATGCAATCGCCCGACTTTGAGCGCTTGATTCCCCTCTGCAATGAGATGGAGTTTTCGAACATCCTCAAGGGGCTGACCCTCCCGCCGCCGACGATGGCCGACGGTTACCGGATTCTTCTTCTCACCGAGGCGGGAAAAGAGATCGACGCCGTTCAAAAGAAAGCGCGGGTCGCCGTCGACATGCTCCTTACTTCCGAGGAGCCGATGCGGGCCGAGTGGGTCGGAATCGCTTTCTGCCCGGAGAAAGGGGAGGCCTTTTACATTCCGCTGGAGGATCGAAAGCAGCTCCCGCCGGAGATCAAAACGATCTTGGAGTCGGCGTCGATCATCAAGGTCGGGCATGATCTGAAGTTGGCCGAGATTGTCTTGGGCCGGCGCGGGATCGTCCTTCGAAACGCTTCCTTCGATACGATGATCGCCTCGTATCTTCTGAACCCCGGACGCCGCGATCACACGCTGGAGACGGTCGCCTTCGAATACCTCAAAGAGCGGCTGACCACCGCCACCGAGGCGGCCGGCGGGGACAAGGAGGCGAAAGCGCATCCTCTTATCGAAGCGCAGCCTTCGCGGATCGCCCCCTATCTTTGCCAACGGGCCGATGCCATTCTCAAGCTGGCCGACCTGCTTCCGTCTCTTTTGGATGGGCAGGGGCTCACCCCGCTTTTCAACGATCTGGAGATGCCGCTGGTCCCGGTGCTGGCCGAGATTGAGCGCAACGGGGTGAAGATTGATGCCGATCTTCTTTCGGAGATCTCCAAGGAGCTCGACGCGAAGCTCGTTGATCTGACCGAGCGGATCTATCGGCTGGCCGGAGAGGAGTTCAACATCGGCTCTCCCAAACAGCTGGCCGAGATCCTCTTTGTGAAGCTGGGCCTCCCGCCGATCCGAAAGACCAAGACCGGCTACTCGACCGATGAAGAAGTGCTCACTCAGCTCGCGGTCCGTCACGAGCTGCCGGCGGAGATCTTAAACAGCCGGCAGCTTATGAAGCTCAGATCGACCTACGTCGACGCCCTTCCCAAATTGATCCACCCCGAGACCGGCCGGGTCCACACGCAGCTCAACCAGACGATCGCCGCCACCGGCCGTCTCTCTTCCAAAGACCCGAACCTCCAGAACATCCCGATCAAAGGGGAGCTTGGCCGCCGCATCCGGCAGGCCTTCATCGCCGAGCCAGGGCATCAACTCCTCTCCGCCGACTACAACCAGATCGAGCTGCGCCTCTTGGCCCATATGTCGGAGGACCCGGTGTTGATCGAATCGTTCCGGACCGGCGAAGATGTCCACACCCGGAC contains:
- the polA gene encoding DNA polymerase I; the encoded protein is MAKKTFYIIDGSSYIYRAYFAIRELSTSTGFPTNAVYGFTQMLLKIIKDKKPDYLAIAFDTKGPTFRHTAYQDYKIHRPEMPDPLALQIPYIHRMVEAFRIPVIMGDGFEADDLIGTLAKKGEAQGYRVVVVTGDKDMFQLISPGVSVYDTMKEKHYTEKEILEKFGTTPAQVVEIMGLMGDSVDNIPGVNGIGEKTAVQLVQQFGTIEHLLANLDQVKKPKLRQTLEAEAETARLSRSLALIDTDCPIEFDPARFQMQSPDFERLIPLCNEMEFSNILKGLTLPPPTMADGYRILLLTEAGKEIDAVQKKARVAVDMLLTSEEPMRAEWVGIAFCPEKGEAFYIPLEDRKQLPPEIKTILESASIIKVGHDLKLAEIVLGRRGIVLRNASFDTMIASYLLNPGRRDHTLETVAFEYLKERLTTATEAAGGDKEAKAHPLIEAQPSRIAPYLCQRADAILKLADLLPSLLDGQGLTPLFNDLEMPLVPVLAEIERNGVKIDADLLSEISKELDAKLVDLTERIYRLAGEEFNIGSPKQLAEILFVKLGLPPIRKTKTGYSTDEEVLTQLAVRHELPAEILNSRQLMKLRSTYVDALPKLIHPETGRVHTQLNQTIAATGRLSSKDPNLQNIPIKGELGRRIRQAFIAEPGHQLLSADYNQIELRLLAHMSEDPVLIESFRTGEDVHTRTAVQLFGLPKQEISSEMRRVAKTVNFGIIYGISPFGLASNLGVSQTEAKRYIDRYFENYQGVQRFIDQMLETATQQGYVTTLFGRRRHIAELSSRNTQTRGLGERLAVNTPLQGTAADIIKKAMIDIYRWMQEAEVKSRMILQVHDELIFEVPESEIPLMKEKVKEKMEGVIQLKAPLTVDIGVAANWAEAH